A window of Tautonia plasticadhaerens contains these coding sequences:
- a CDS encoding Uma2 family endonuclease yields MASATRPRAADTRLDLVDVSWAGFKRMLKVRGDRSSPRIWYLDGSLTLVSPSLPHELHSRRLGRFVSEVVTELAIPCLAVGATTLSRADLKVAVEGDEVFYLANAERIRGKTELDLNVDPPPDLAIEVVITHGAKKAMTIYRRLGVPELWVCTPKRLRFYRLGADGTYAETPRSLAFPFLSAEEVFSWVSQPHASLESEWTLRLRAWVRDELAPRARAGGRPDGD; encoded by the coding sequence ATGGCATCGGCGACGAGGCCCAGGGCGGCCGACACGAGGCTCGACCTGGTCGACGTCTCGTGGGCCGGATTCAAGCGGATGCTCAAGGTCCGGGGGGACCGGAGCTCGCCCCGCATCTGGTACCTCGACGGGAGCCTCACGCTCGTGTCACCCTCGCTGCCCCACGAATTGCACTCCAGGCGGCTCGGCCGGTTCGTCTCGGAAGTCGTGACGGAACTGGCCATCCCTTGCCTCGCCGTCGGGGCGACCACCCTCTCCCGGGCCGACCTGAAGGTCGCCGTCGAGGGCGACGAGGTGTTCTACCTGGCCAACGCCGAACGGATCCGTGGCAAGACGGAGCTGGATCTGAACGTCGACCCGCCCCCCGACCTCGCCATCGAGGTCGTCATCACGCACGGGGCGAAGAAGGCGATGACGATCTACCGCCGACTCGGGGTGCCCGAGCTCTGGGTCTGCACCCCGAAACGACTCCGGTTCTACCGTCTCGGAGCGGACGGGACCTACGCCGAGACGCCCCGAAGCCTCGCCTTCCCGTTCCTCTCCGCCGAGGAGGTCTTCTCCTGGGTCAGCCAACCGCACGCCAGCCTCGAATCCGAGTGGACGCTCCGGCTCCGCGCCTGGGTCCGGGACGAGCTGGCGCCGAGGGCCCGGGCCGGGGGGCGTCCCGACGGTGACTGA
- a CDS encoding phosphopantothenoylcysteine decarboxylase domain-containing protein yields MRVVVTGGGTIAPIDDVRHVANASTGRFSAAISEAWLERGADVWHVHAPSAERPIRRHLGRLDLDADPAEIRRRLDEVTLRWRAHRDRLHLVPLPRGDVRDYATALAQALRPRPTPADVVMLAMAASDFEPEPTPGKLSSDADELLIRCRRAPKVIQSVRDWAPDAYLVGFKLLSGATEAELIRAAEEACHVNRADLTVANDLRHYRAGRHTIHLVRPGHPVETYCSAEGDLAARLVDRILDWTDRSGSGI; encoded by the coding sequence ATGCGGGTGGTCGTCACCGGGGGGGGCACGATCGCCCCGATCGACGACGTGAGGCACGTTGCCAACGCCTCCACCGGCCGCTTCTCGGCCGCCATCTCCGAGGCCTGGCTGGAGCGAGGGGCCGACGTCTGGCACGTCCACGCCCCCTCGGCCGAGCGACCGATCCGCCGGCACCTCGGCCGGCTCGACCTCGACGCCGATCCGGCCGAGATCCGGCGCAGGCTGGACGAGGTCACGCTCCGGTGGCGGGCCCACCGGGACCGGCTGCACTTGGTCCCCCTGCCCCGGGGAGATGTCCGGGACTACGCCACGGCCCTGGCGCAGGCCCTCCGCCCCCGCCCGACGCCGGCCGACGTCGTGATGCTCGCGATGGCCGCCTCCGACTTCGAGCCCGAGCCGACCCCCGGCAAGCTCTCCTCCGACGCCGACGAGCTGCTCATCCGCTGCCGACGGGCCCCGAAGGTGATCCAGTCCGTCCGGGACTGGGCCCCCGACGCCTACCTCGTCGGCTTCAAGCTGCTCTCCGGCGCGACCGAGGCGGAGCTGATCCGGGCCGCCGAGGAGGCCTGCCACGTCAACCGGGCGGATCTGACCGTCGCCAACGACCTGCGGCACTACCGGGCCGGCCGCCACACGATCCACCTCGTCCGCCCCGGGCACCCGGTCGAGACCTATTGCTCCGCCGAAGGCGACCTCGCCGCCCGCCTCGTCGACCGCATCCTCGACTGGACCGACCGCTCGGGATCTGGGATCTGA
- the xrtE gene encoding exosortase E/protease, VPEID-CTERM system — protein sequence MGLVALLAAEAAGLTIRFDSATATGPLPELLLSLPAIGFRLFVGVATVALILSRQPSAGRGEPRDAGTLDRPSWGPVILVHAGALGLFTWLTHVVLEGPSRSLVPALLWASAWSGAGLLTLASWAAIGVPPTRWGPLLRRGRALLPVGGALGLGIWGVGQMFQGLWASLAWATLRGVELLLHVLSTSPVCDPEAYLVGTPTFQVRIASSCSGYEGMGLVLCLVSAYLWVARDRLRFPRALLLLPVGVGLIWLANVVRIAALIALGSAGLGGVALNGFHSQAGWLAFNAIGLGLVLVAGRWSFLRAGPDLEARDEPNPTSPYLVPFLVLIGAAMVSDALPGGSAGLYPFQVASAAGALWLYRRRYGELRPTFSLGAVAIGCSAFALWMALEPLAPSRGSPQGGPMVGPRGLGPLSASSWLAARVIGSVLVVPLVEELAFRGYLTRRLIAAEYWSLPTGAFTWASFLVSSALFGVLHGRWLAGTLTGMLFGLALYRRQKLFDAVIAHATTNALIAAYVLATGDWALWQ from the coding sequence GTGGGGCTAGTCGCCCTGCTCGCCGCCGAGGCGGCCGGGTTGACGATTCGCTTCGACTCGGCCACGGCGACGGGTCCGTTGCCGGAATTACTCCTGTCGCTCCCGGCGATCGGCTTCCGGCTCTTCGTGGGCGTGGCGACGGTGGCCCTGATCCTGTCTCGGCAGCCATCGGCCGGGAGGGGAGAGCCGCGCGACGCCGGGACGTTGGACCGCCCCTCGTGGGGACCGGTGATCTTGGTGCACGCCGGGGCGCTCGGGTTGTTCACCTGGCTGACGCACGTCGTGCTCGAGGGGCCGAGTCGGTCCCTTGTGCCAGCCCTGCTCTGGGCATCCGCTTGGTCCGGGGCGGGGCTGCTGACGTTGGCCTCGTGGGCGGCCATTGGCGTGCCCCCGACCCGTTGGGGGCCGCTGCTGAGGCGGGGGAGGGCGCTCCTGCCGGTCGGGGGGGCACTCGGGCTGGGCATCTGGGGAGTCGGCCAGATGTTCCAAGGGCTCTGGGCGTCGCTGGCCTGGGCGACCCTTCGGGGGGTGGAGCTGCTGCTCCACGTCCTGTCGACCTCCCCGGTGTGCGACCCCGAGGCGTATCTCGTCGGCACGCCGACGTTCCAGGTCCGGATCGCCTCCTCCTGCTCGGGATACGAGGGCATGGGCCTGGTCCTGTGCCTGGTCTCGGCCTATCTCTGGGTGGCCCGCGATCGCCTGAGATTCCCGAGAGCGCTACTGTTGCTACCGGTGGGGGTCGGGCTCATCTGGCTGGCCAACGTGGTGCGTATCGCAGCCCTGATCGCCCTGGGTTCCGCGGGCCTGGGGGGAGTGGCCCTGAACGGATTCCACTCCCAGGCCGGTTGGCTGGCGTTCAACGCGATCGGACTCGGCCTGGTCCTCGTCGCCGGGAGGTGGTCGTTCCTCCGGGCCGGGCCCGACCTCGAGGCCCGGGATGAGCCGAATCCCACGTCGCCGTACCTGGTCCCGTTCCTGGTCCTGATCGGGGCCGCGATGGTCTCGGACGCCTTGCCTGGCGGGTCGGCCGGGCTCTATCCCTTCCAGGTCGCCTCGGCGGCCGGGGCGTTGTGGCTCTACCGCCGTCGGTATGGGGAGCTCCGCCCGACCTTCTCCCTCGGGGCCGTGGCCATCGGCTGCTCGGCGTTCGCCCTCTGGATGGCGCTGGAGCCGCTCGCGCCGTCTCGGGGGAGCCCGCAGGGAGGGCCGATGGTCGGGCCGAGGGGCCTTGGCCCGCTCTCGGCCTCCTCCTGGCTCGCCGCCCGGGTCATCGGGTCCGTGCTGGTCGTCCCGCTGGTCGAGGAACTCGCCTTCCGGGGGTATCTGACCCGGCGGCTGATCGCGGCGGAGTACTGGTCATTGCCGACGGGGGCCTTCACCTGGGCGTCCTTCCTGGTCTCGTCCGCCTTGTTTGGCGTGCTCCACGGCCGTTGGCTGGCCGGGACCCTGACTGGCATGCTGTTCGGCCTGGCCCTCTATCGGCGTCAGAAGTTGTTTGACGCGGTGATCGCGCACGCGACGACCAATGCCCTCATCGCGGCCTATGTCCTGGCGACCGGGGATTGGGCCCTCTGGCAATGA
- the pckA gene encoding phosphoenolpyruvate carboxykinase (ATP), protein MPATTGSTAVPRQAETLEDLGLTGLDEQHWDLPQAVLVEHALARGEGQLAHSGAMVFRTGSYTGRSPQDKFIVRGPSSEAEVAWGSVNRPIEPEAFDRLFDRVREHLRGRAVYVSDTFAGADPTHRLPVRVVCERAYHALFSRQLFLPPTAGERARFSPEFTIVAAPDFKADPERDGTRSEVFILVNFERRIVLIGGTLYAGEIKKSVFSILNYLLPLRGVMSMHCSANVGDRGDVALFFGLSGTGKTTLSADRRRHLIGDDEHGWSDDGVFNIEGGCYAKCIRLDRTNEPEIYGAIRFGTVLENVVLDPETRACRFDDASLTENTRAAYPIDYIPNHVPSGRGGHPNRIIFLTCDAFGVLPPLARLSPEQAMYHFLSGYTAKVAGTERGLGNEPKATFSACFGEPFMVLPPERYADLLGHKMRQHDAEAWLLNTGWTGGGFGRGKRIPLPHTRAMVDAILAGSLAEVPFATDPVFGLRRPRSCPGVPETILDPRSAWPDPDDYDAAALRLADLFRDNFRRFPGVDPAIADAGPRQG, encoded by the coding sequence ATGCCCGCGACCACCGGATCGACCGCCGTGCCCCGACAAGCCGAGACGCTCGAGGACCTGGGCCTGACCGGACTCGACGAGCAGCACTGGGACCTGCCGCAGGCCGTCCTCGTCGAGCACGCTTTGGCCCGGGGGGAGGGGCAACTGGCGCACTCCGGCGCCATGGTCTTCCGCACCGGGTCCTACACCGGCCGGTCTCCCCAGGACAAGTTCATCGTCCGGGGGCCGTCGTCCGAGGCCGAGGTCGCCTGGGGGAGCGTCAACCGGCCGATCGAGCCGGAGGCCTTCGACCGCCTGTTCGACCGGGTCCGGGAGCACCTCCGGGGCCGGGCCGTCTACGTCTCCGACACCTTCGCCGGCGCCGACCCCACCCACCGGCTCCCGGTGCGGGTCGTCTGCGAGCGGGCGTATCACGCCCTGTTCTCCCGGCAGCTGTTCCTCCCGCCGACGGCGGGGGAGCGGGCGCGGTTCTCACCCGAGTTCACCATCGTCGCCGCCCCCGACTTCAAGGCCGATCCCGAGCGGGACGGCACGCGGAGCGAGGTGTTCATCCTCGTCAATTTCGAGCGCCGGATCGTCCTCATCGGCGGCACGCTCTACGCCGGGGAGATCAAGAAGTCCGTCTTCTCGATCTTGAACTACCTGCTGCCGCTCCGGGGCGTGATGTCGATGCACTGCTCGGCCAACGTGGGCGACCGGGGGGACGTGGCCCTGTTCTTCGGCCTCTCGGGTACGGGCAAGACCACGCTGTCGGCCGACCGCCGCCGCCACCTCATCGGCGACGACGAGCACGGCTGGTCCGACGACGGCGTCTTCAACATCGAGGGCGGCTGCTACGCCAAGTGCATCCGCCTGGACCGCACCAACGAGCCGGAGATCTACGGCGCCATCCGCTTCGGCACGGTGCTGGAGAACGTCGTGCTCGACCCCGAGACGCGGGCCTGCCGGTTCGACGACGCCAGCCTGACCGAGAACACCCGGGCCGCCTACCCCATCGACTACATCCCGAACCACGTCCCCAGCGGCCGGGGGGGCCACCCCAACCGGATCATCTTCCTCACCTGCGACGCCTTCGGCGTGCTCCCCCCCCTGGCCCGGCTCTCCCCCGAGCAGGCGATGTACCACTTCCTCTCCGGCTACACGGCCAAGGTGGCCGGCACGGAGCGCGGCCTCGGCAACGAGCCGAAGGCCACCTTCAGCGCCTGCTTCGGCGAGCCGTTCATGGTGCTGCCCCCCGAGCGCTACGCCGACCTGCTCGGCCACAAGATGCGCCAGCACGACGCCGAGGCCTGGCTGCTCAACACCGGCTGGACCGGCGGCGGCTTCGGCCGGGGCAAGCGGATCCCCCTGCCCCACACCCGGGCGATGGTCGACGCCATCCTCGCCGGGTCGCTGGCCGAGGTCCCCTTCGCCACCGACCCCGTCTTCGGCCTCCGACGCCCCCGATCCTGCCCCGGCGTCCCCGAGACGATCCTCGACCCCCGATCCGCCTGGCCCGACCCCGACGACTACGACGCCGCTGCCCTCCGCCTCGCCGACCTCTTCCGGGACAACTTCCGCCGCTTCCCCGGCGTGGATCCCGCCATCGCCGACGCCGGCCCCCGCCAGGGCTAA
- a CDS encoding WD40 repeat domain-containing protein yields MSSANRRIERSGRPEAASSSARPGTIGRVGGGITCPGLVVVGLLAAALAVPLADQPKEGVSRIELPSGSLVSDLGFSPDGSRIYSDHKGLGPTIVGVGEEGGLSRGPSTGDITCTRMAVDPTGRSVVIALSDNTLRVLDPETLEVRDALTGHDESRVMDLRFSADGETLASIDSDGVVRVWTIPLARLDREFRARGRLASCALSPDGSRIALGGQDGSVSVYDVAGREELERWDAHGPGGVVMDMKFTPDGRTLVSLGLDCCLRVWDLGGRPAPIRTIAFPGGMSPCLAIAPDGLTMATGHLDGRVRLWDPSTGELLGDRPVDTLNALSLCYAPDGRRLAVATGSTVTLLDLDEPA; encoded by the coding sequence ATGAGCTCGGCGAATCGACGAATCGAGCGGTCCGGGAGGCCCGAGGCGGCCTCCTCCTCGGCGAGGCCGGGGACGATCGGCCGGGTGGGGGGCGGGATCACGTGTCCGGGGCTGGTCGTGGTCGGGCTGCTGGCCGCCGCGCTGGCCGTCCCGCTGGCCGACCAGCCGAAGGAGGGGGTGTCCCGGATCGAGCTGCCGAGCGGGTCGCTGGTCTCGGACCTGGGCTTCTCGCCCGACGGCAGCCGGATCTACTCCGACCACAAGGGGCTCGGGCCGACGATCGTCGGGGTCGGCGAGGAGGGGGGACTCTCCCGGGGCCCGTCGACGGGGGACATCACCTGCACGAGGATGGCGGTCGACCCGACCGGCCGGTCGGTGGTGATCGCGCTGTCGGACAATACGCTCCGGGTGCTCGACCCCGAGACGCTGGAGGTGCGGGACGCGCTGACCGGTCACGACGAGAGCCGGGTGATGGACCTGCGGTTCTCGGCCGACGGCGAGACGCTGGCCTCGATCGACAGCGACGGGGTGGTCCGGGTCTGGACGATCCCGCTGGCCCGGCTCGACCGGGAGTTCCGGGCCCGGGGCCGCCTGGCCAGCTGCGCCCTGTCCCCCGACGGGTCCCGGATCGCCCTGGGGGGCCAGGACGGCTCGGTCTCGGTCTACGACGTGGCCGGTCGCGAGGAGCTGGAGCGCTGGGACGCCCACGGGCCCGGGGGCGTGGTGATGGACATGAAGTTCACCCCCGACGGCCGGACGCTGGTCAGCCTGGGCCTGGACTGCTGCCTCCGGGTCTGGGACCTGGGAGGCCGCCCGGCGCCGATCCGGACGATCGCCTTCCCGGGCGGGATGTCCCCCTGCCTGGCGATCGCCCCCGACGGCCTGACCATGGCCACCGGCCACCTCGACGGCCGCGTCCGCCTCTGGGACCCCTCCACCGGCGAGCTGCTCGGCGACCGCCCCGTCGACACCCTCAACGCCCTCTCCCTCTGCTACGCCCCCGACGGCCGACGGCTCGCCGTCGCCACCGGCTCGACCGTCACGCTGCTCGACCTGGACGAGCCGGCCTGA
- a CDS encoding sulfatase produces the protein MIPRHLAAVLAAAAMVVPPAEARGGSTPPQGDGRRPNVLFLAIDDLNDWTGFLGGHPQSKTPNLDRLAARGMSFGRAYCAAPACNPSRAALLTGIRPSTSGVYTNAQPWRPAMPDAVTLPRHFMLAGYEVLGGGKIFHGRFEDPASWQEYFSRPADPMPPDRPVNGIPRTAHFDWGPVDVPDEAMGDHQVVDWAIDRLGRPHEEPLFLAVGLFRPHLPWYAPQSYFDAHPAPEVVLPEVPDDDLADVPRAGRGMARPEGDHRKVLEHDQWRNAVRGYLASIAFADRQVGRLLDALDRSGMADDTIIVLWGDHGWHLGEKQHWRKFALWEEATRVPFVIAAPGVTEPGSRCDRPVSLMDVYPTLIDLCGLPERRELEGVSLSPLLRDPTAPWDRPALTTHGRENHAVRSDRWRYIRYEDGSEELYDHDLDPNEWRNLADAPEHREVKAALAASLPKTDAPDAPSARARSDE, from the coding sequence GTGATCCCCAGGCACCTGGCGGCGGTGCTGGCGGCGGCCGCGATGGTGGTCCCCCCTGCGGAGGCGAGGGGAGGGTCGACTCCTCCCCAGGGCGACGGCCGGAGGCCGAACGTCCTGTTCCTGGCCATCGACGACCTGAACGACTGGACCGGCTTCCTCGGCGGCCACCCGCAGTCGAAGACGCCGAACCTCGACCGCTTGGCCGCCCGGGGCATGAGCTTCGGGCGGGCCTACTGCGCCGCCCCGGCCTGCAACCCGTCGAGGGCTGCCCTGCTGACCGGCATCCGCCCCTCGACCAGCGGCGTCTACACCAACGCCCAGCCCTGGCGCCCGGCGATGCCCGACGCCGTCACCCTGCCCCGGCACTTCATGCTCGCCGGCTACGAGGTCCTCGGCGGCGGCAAGATCTTCCACGGCCGCTTCGAAGATCCCGCCTCCTGGCAGGAGTACTTCTCCCGGCCCGCCGACCCGATGCCCCCGGACCGGCCCGTCAACGGCATCCCCCGCACGGCCCACTTCGACTGGGGCCCGGTCGACGTGCCCGACGAGGCGATGGGCGACCACCAGGTCGTCGACTGGGCCATCGACCGGCTCGGCCGACCGCATGAGGAGCCGCTCTTCCTGGCCGTCGGCCTGTTCCGCCCCCACCTGCCCTGGTACGCCCCGCAATCGTACTTCGACGCCCACCCGGCCCCCGAGGTCGTCCTGCCCGAAGTCCCCGACGACGACCTGGCCGACGTCCCCCGGGCCGGCCGGGGGATGGCCAGGCCCGAGGGGGACCACCGCAAAGTCCTGGAGCATGACCAGTGGCGAAACGCCGTCCGGGGCTACCTCGCCAGCATCGCCTTCGCCGACCGCCAGGTCGGCCGCCTGCTCGACGCCCTCGACCGCAGCGGGATGGCCGACGACACCATCATCGTCCTCTGGGGCGACCACGGCTGGCACCTCGGCGAGAAGCAGCACTGGCGCAAGTTCGCCCTCTGGGAGGAGGCGACGCGCGTCCCGTTCGTCATCGCCGCCCCGGGGGTGACCGAGCCCGGCAGCCGATGCGACCGGCCCGTCTCGCTGATGGACGTCTACCCGACCCTGATCGACCTCTGCGGGCTCCCCGAGCGTAGGGAACTGGAGGGGGTCAGCCTCTCCCCCCTGCTCCGCGACCCGACCGCCCCCTGGGACCGCCCCGCCCTCACCACCCACGGCCGGGAGAACCACGCCGTCCGATCCGACCGCTGGCGCTACATTCGCTACGAGGACGGATCCGAAGAACTCTATGACCACGACCTCGACCCGAACGAGTGGCGGAACCTCGCCGACGCACCCGAGCACCGCGAGGTCAAGGCCGCCCTCGCCGCCTCCCTGCCGAAGACGGATGCCCCGGACGCCCCCTCGGCCCGAGCCCGATCCGATGAGTGA
- a CDS encoding glutaminyl-peptide cyclotransferase — MSDRPDRRPRRSHLPSPPDRSGGRGRRRLVPGLRPLEPRALLDGSALVPADFDGDSRTDPALYRFDADTGSGVFEILDSTTGSPRALRIDGLGERDVPVTGDYDGDGRADAAVVRPEAVLGGGSTPNASVWVILRSSDGSRVEIPFGAAGILDRPAPADYDGDGVTDLATFRASSDLVPGAAQWFVRPSSGAPGFSVVFGAAGGSDLPAPADYDGDGRADLATFRPVPTPQDGPVGAAQWFLLPSGANDPDYRSRIGGVRVPFGAPGNADQPVPADFDGDGRADLAAFRSESDLTPGSASWFVLPGRGAFPRFSGGVSAELGRSGSIASAGDFDGDGRPDFAAFDPGLASWAVSPATPEGRPSLPPSSFRFSPAGGGGVPVSSPLFFRLREGSRDEPDPPTSIPVLGYEVVAAFPHDPDAFTQGLAISGGRLFEGTGLYGSSRLREVDLRTGDVLREAALPDSAFGEGIAVVGDRIVQLTWRGGIGYVYERDTFQHVDSFRYEGEGWGLAFDGTRLILSDGTPTLRFLDPTTFEVVRTVRVVADGSPVDLLNELEFIDGEVYANVWKTDRIARIDPETGRVTAWVDLSGLRPPGAVGPEAVLNGIAHDPDSDRLFVTGKNWPGLFEIELVSPG; from the coding sequence ATGAGTGACCGACCGGACCGCCGACCTCGACGATCGCACCTCCCCTCCCCGCCCGATCGATCGGGCGGGAGGGGCCGCCGTCGGCTCGTCCCCGGGCTCCGGCCGCTGGAGCCCAGGGCCCTGCTCGACGGCTCCGCCCTCGTCCCCGCCGACTTCGACGGCGACTCCCGGACCGACCCGGCGCTCTACCGCTTCGACGCCGATACCGGCTCCGGCGTCTTCGAGATCCTCGACTCCACCACCGGCTCGCCCCGGGCCCTCCGGATCGACGGCCTCGGGGAGCGGGACGTCCCCGTCACCGGCGACTACGACGGCGACGGCCGGGCCGACGCCGCCGTCGTCCGGCCCGAGGCGGTCCTCGGCGGCGGGTCGACCCCCAATGCCAGCGTCTGGGTCATCCTCCGGTCCTCCGACGGATCCCGGGTCGAGATCCCCTTCGGCGCCGCCGGGATCCTCGACCGCCCGGCCCCGGCCGACTACGACGGCGACGGCGTCACCGACCTGGCCACCTTCCGGGCCAGCAGCGACCTCGTCCCGGGCGCCGCCCAGTGGTTCGTCCGTCCGAGTTCCGGGGCCCCCGGGTTCTCCGTCGTCTTCGGCGCCGCCGGGGGATCGGACCTGCCCGCCCCGGCCGATTACGACGGCGACGGCCGGGCCGACCTCGCCACCTTCCGCCCGGTCCCCACGCCCCAGGACGGGCCCGTGGGGGCCGCCCAGTGGTTCCTGCTCCCCTCGGGGGCGAACGACCCGGACTACCGATCCCGGATCGGGGGCGTCCGGGTCCCCTTCGGCGCCCCGGGGAACGCCGACCAGCCCGTCCCCGCCGACTTCGACGGCGACGGCCGGGCCGACCTCGCCGCCTTCCGATCCGAGAGCGACCTGACCCCCGGCTCGGCCTCCTGGTTTGTCCTGCCGGGCCGGGGAGCCTTCCCCCGGTTCTCGGGGGGCGTCTCGGCCGAACTCGGCCGGTCGGGGTCGATCGCCTCGGCCGGAGACTTCGACGGCGACGGCCGACCCGACTTCGCCGCCTTCGATCCGGGCCTCGCCTCCTGGGCCGTCTCCCCGGCGACCCCCGAGGGCCGGCCCTCCCTGCCGCCCTCCTCGTTCCGATTCAGCCCGGCCGGCGGGGGGGGCGTGCCGGTCTCCTCCCCCCTGTTCTTCCGGCTCCGGGAGGGCAGCAGGGACGAGCCGGATCCGCCGACGTCGATCCCCGTCCTCGGCTACGAGGTCGTCGCCGCCTTCCCGCACGACCCGGACGCCTTCACCCAGGGGCTGGCGATCTCCGGGGGGAGGCTGTTCGAGGGGACCGGCCTCTACGGCTCTTCCCGGCTCCGGGAGGTGGACCTCCGGACCGGCGACGTGCTCCGGGAGGCCGCCCTGCCCGACTCGGCCTTCGGCGAGGGGATCGCGGTCGTCGGCGACCGGATCGTCCAGCTCACCTGGAGGGGAGGAATCGGCTACGTCTACGAGCGTGACACATTCCAGCACGTCGATTCGTTCCGTTACGAGGGCGAGGGGTGGGGCCTCGCCTTCGACGGCACCCGCCTGATCCTCAGCGACGGCACACCGACGCTCCGGTTCCTCGACCCGACCACCTTCGAGGTCGTCCGGACGGTCCGGGTGGTGGCCGACGGATCGCCGGTCGACCTCCTCAACGAGCTGGAATTCATCGACGGCGAAGTCTATGCCAACGTCTGGAAGACCGACCGGATCGCCCGGATCGACCCCGAGACCGGCCGGGTGACCGCCTGGGTCGACCTCTCCGGCCTCCGCCCACCGGGGGCGGTCGGCCCCGAGGCGGTGCTCAACGGGATCGCCCATGACCCCGACTCTGATCGCCTGTTCGTGACCGGCAAGAACTGGCCGGGGCTGTTCGAGATCGAACTCGTCTCCCCCGGATGA
- a CDS encoding tetratricopeptide repeat protein, translated as MSQQPGPTGQQAGRRPRWAVIASAVVATVALVTLGASLIGRSAGEEQAGAIASAIASGRLDEADRLASAWLGRRPEDPEALAWASRVALARARPAEAAEFARKAQLEGLDRSELRDVEGIVLARAGRAAEAEPMLRAHLAASDRPEPMVARELAEIGMATFRFGAAREALARWRRDAPDDPEPWVMEGRVAERVGDEFDEIASHYQKALELAPDRDDVRLRLAEILRLGGRHDEAAVEFESYLDRNPEDPEALASAGLNELGRGRFAEAERRLSAALGRDPGHLEALKGLARLRQQTGRFEEALESLDRAAGLEPHDPEIAYQRSLLLARLGRSEEADRMRARSERLRAEADEITRLRDALVRDPNNVDLQHEAARWLIEHDHAEEGIRWAEKALTIRPGHRPTCLLLAEHYEAAGQPDLAGYYRFQADPGP; from the coding sequence ATGAGCCAGCAACCAGGACCGACAGGGCAGCAGGCCGGACGACGGCCGAGATGGGCGGTGATCGCCTCGGCGGTCGTGGCGACGGTCGCCCTGGTCACGCTGGGGGCGAGCCTGATCGGGAGGTCGGCGGGGGAGGAGCAGGCGGGGGCGATCGCATCGGCGATCGCCTCCGGGAGGCTCGACGAGGCCGATCGGCTCGCCTCGGCCTGGCTCGGCCGACGGCCCGAGGATCCCGAGGCACTCGCCTGGGCCTCCCGGGTGGCGCTAGCACGGGCCCGGCCCGCCGAGGCGGCCGAATTCGCCCGGAAGGCCCAGCTGGAGGGGCTCGACCGCTCGGAGCTGCGGGACGTGGAGGGGATCGTCCTCGCCCGGGCCGGCCGGGCGGCCGAGGCCGAGCCGATGCTCCGGGCCCACCTGGCCGCCTCGGACCGGCCGGAGCCGATGGTGGCCCGCGAGCTGGCCGAGATCGGCATGGCCACCTTCCGCTTCGGCGCCGCCCGGGAGGCCCTCGCCCGATGGCGCCGGGACGCCCCGGACGACCCCGAACCCTGGGTGATGGAGGGCCGGGTCGCCGAACGGGTCGGGGACGAGTTCGACGAGATCGCCTCCCACTACCAAAAGGCGCTGGAACTCGCCCCCGACCGGGACGACGTCCGCCTGAGGCTCGCCGAGATCCTCCGCCTCGGCGGCCGTCACGACGAGGCGGCGGTCGAGTTCGAGTCGTATCTCGACCGGAACCCCGAGGACCCCGAGGCGCTCGCCTCGGCCGGGCTCAACGAGCTGGGCCGGGGCCGGTTTGCGGAGGCCGAACGGCGGCTCTCGGCCGCCCTGGGGCGGGACCCCGGGCACCTCGAGGCGCTCAAGGGCCTGGCCCGGCTCCGCCAGCAGACCGGCCGGTTCGAGGAGGCGCTCGAGTCCCTCGACCGGGCCGCCGGGCTGGAGCCCCATGACCCGGAGATCGCCTACCAGCGGTCGTTGCTGCTGGCCCGGCTCGGCCGATCGGAGGAGGCGGACCGGATGCGGGCCCGCTCCGAGCGGCTCCGGGCCGAGGCCGACGAGATCACCCGGCTCCGGGACGCCCTGGTCCGGGACCCGAACAACGTCGACCTGCAGCACGAGGCGGCCCGCTGGCTCATCGAGCACGATCACGCCGAGGAGGGGATCCGGTGGGCCGAGAAGGCCCTGACGATCCGCCCCGGCCATCGGCCGACCTGCCTGCTTCTGGCCGAGCACTACGAGGCCGCCGGGCAGCCCGACCTGGCCGGCTACTATCGCTTCCAGGCCGACCCGGGCCCCTGA